Genomic segment of bacterium:
TGTGCATCGGACAGCAGCTCTGCAGCAATCCGCTCACCTTCGGCCTGCGCGGCGGCTTCCCGCTTCGCACTTTCCTCGCTCAGACGGGCCAGGCGGGACTCGTAGTCCGCCTTCAGCTGCGTCAGCTCAGCCTGTTGCTGGTCCAGCTCGCTAAAGGTCCGTTGAATGGTCGCCTTGCGCTCATCCAGCAGTCCCACGACTGGTTTGACGGCTACCCGGCTCAGCACCCAGACATAGAGTGCGAAACCGATCGCCTGCGTAAGAGTCAGATCCCAGCCGGAAGTC
This window contains:
- the atpF_1 gene encoding ATP synthase subunit b, sodium ion specific — protein: MTSGWDLTLTQAIGFALYVWVLSRVAVKPVVGLLDERKATIQRTFSELDQQQAELTQLKADYESRLARLSEESAKREAAAQAEGERIAAELLSDAQRRYQDLLLKAKGDVDREIAKARISFRDAIAQSATSAAEEIIRKRLDTPLQHSLIDRYIEDLRRVHV